The Euphorbia lathyris chromosome 3, ddEupLath1.1, whole genome shotgun sequence genome contains a region encoding:
- the LOC136222252 gene encoding uncharacterized protein isoform X1, which yields MEIHHGVSDISRRELGLYHPRKFTGRFSASEVLFLLLAVVKQLGLNGKLIGHKGCVNAVEFNSTGELLVSGSDDKQIMFWDWATSTRTISYPSGHSDNVFQARIMPFSDDRKIVTSSADGQVRLGQVLENGRVDTTELGKHSGCVYKLALEPGSPHIFYSCGEDGFVQHFDLRSRSPVKLFCCSSVREDSSRWPSNSIRLNAITIDPRNPNYFAVGGSNEYARVYDIRKCKWDASSNSDRPLDMFCPRHLIDIKSMHITGLAYSNTSELLVSYNDEFVYLYQRNMGMGPSPLSLSTKDLQKLDEPQVYSGHLNSKTVKGVSFFGPNDEYVMSGSDCGHIFIWKKRDGKLVRLMFGDRSIVNQLEPHPYMPMLATCGIEKNVKIWVPMASETPGLPNDVEKILELNRQRRDARSQVTLTPDVIMHVLRLQRRQTSAYLERRYNRDDIESDEDEEEPYVLGPSLGYPSSSSAGNSGECNIS from the exons ATGGAAATTCATCATGGTGTTTCAGATATTTCCAGAAGAGAACTGGGTTTGTATCATCCCAGAAAATTCACCGGCCGTTTCTCTGCATCCGaggttctttttcttttgctt GCAGTTGTGAAGCAATTAGGCCTTAACGGGAAGTTAATTGGTCATAAGGGTTGTGTAAACGCAGTAGAATTTAACTCTACTGGGGAACTTCTTGTGTCTGGCTCTGATGATAAACAAATCATGTTCTGGGATTGGGCAACTTCAACTAGAACCATCTCCTATCCTTCTGGTCACTCTGATAATGTTTTTCAGGCTCGAATTATGCCTTTTTCTGATGATCGTAAGATAGTTACTTCCTCAGCTGATGGTCAG GTTAGGCTTGGCCAGGTCTTGGAGAATGGCCGAGTAGATACTACAGAATTGGGGAAGCACTCCGGGTGTGTATACAAACTAGCTCTGGAGCCAGGAAGTCCCCACATATTTTATAGCTGTGGCGAAGATGGTTTTGTGCAACAT TTTGATCTGCGTAGCAGGTCTCCAGTGAAGCTTTTCTGTTGCTCCTCAGTCAGAGAAGATAGTAGTAGATGGCCTTCTAATAGTATAAGGTTGAATGCCATTACAATTGACCCAAGAAATCCAAATTACTTTGCTGTTGGAGGTTCTAATGAATATGCACGAGTCTACGACATAAGGAAATGCAAATGGGATGCATCGAGTAATTCGGACAGACCTCTGGACATGTTCTGCCCTCGTCACCTTATTGACATTAAAAGTATGCATATTACAGGATTGGCTTATTCTAACACCAGTGAATTACTGGTTTCTTACAATGATGAATTTGTCTATCTATATCAAAGGAATATGGGAATGGGCCCTTCCCCATTGTCCCTATCAACAAAAGATTTGCAGAAACTTGATGAGCCACAAGTTTACTCTGGTCATTTAAATTCAAAGACAGTTAAAGGAGTAAGTTTCTTTGGCCCTAATGATGAATATGTAATGAGTGGATCAGATTGTGGTCATATATTTATATGGAAGAAGCGTGATGGTAAGCTTGTGCGTTTAATGTTTGGTGATCGGTCTATAGTAAACCAACTTGAGCCCCATCCATATATGCCTATGCTTGCTACTTGTGGAATAGAAAAGAACGTCAAAATTTGGGTTCCCATGGCAAGTGAGACTCCAGGCCTCCCTAACGATGTAGAAAAG ATTTTGGAGTTAAACAGGCAGCGAAGAGATGCTCGTTCGCAGGTAACTCTAACCCCAGATGTCATTATGCATGTGCTGCGCTTGCAAAGACGGCAAACATCAGCATATTTAGAAAGGAGATACAATAGAGATGATATTGAGagtgatgaagatgaagaagagccATATGTTTTAGGACCATCTCTTGGTTATCCCTCTTCTAGTTCAGCAGGAAATTCGGGAGAGTGTAATATTAGCTAG
- the LOC136222252 gene encoding uncharacterized protein isoform X2 produces the protein MEIHHGVSDISRRELGLYHPRKFTGRFSASEAVVKQLGLNGKLIGHKGCVNAVEFNSTGELLVSGSDDKQIMFWDWATSTRTISYPSGHSDNVFQARIMPFSDDRKIVTSSADGQVRLGQVLENGRVDTTELGKHSGCVYKLALEPGSPHIFYSCGEDGFVQHFDLRSRSPVKLFCCSSVREDSSRWPSNSIRLNAITIDPRNPNYFAVGGSNEYARVYDIRKCKWDASSNSDRPLDMFCPRHLIDIKSMHITGLAYSNTSELLVSYNDEFVYLYQRNMGMGPSPLSLSTKDLQKLDEPQVYSGHLNSKTVKGVSFFGPNDEYVMSGSDCGHIFIWKKRDGKLVRLMFGDRSIVNQLEPHPYMPMLATCGIEKNVKIWVPMASETPGLPNDVEKILELNRQRRDARSQVTLTPDVIMHVLRLQRRQTSAYLERRYNRDDIESDEDEEEPYVLGPSLGYPSSSSAGNSGECNIS, from the exons ATGGAAATTCATCATGGTGTTTCAGATATTTCCAGAAGAGAACTGGGTTTGTATCATCCCAGAAAATTCACCGGCCGTTTCTCTGCATCCGag GCAGTTGTGAAGCAATTAGGCCTTAACGGGAAGTTAATTGGTCATAAGGGTTGTGTAAACGCAGTAGAATTTAACTCTACTGGGGAACTTCTTGTGTCTGGCTCTGATGATAAACAAATCATGTTCTGGGATTGGGCAACTTCAACTAGAACCATCTCCTATCCTTCTGGTCACTCTGATAATGTTTTTCAGGCTCGAATTATGCCTTTTTCTGATGATCGTAAGATAGTTACTTCCTCAGCTGATGGTCAG GTTAGGCTTGGCCAGGTCTTGGAGAATGGCCGAGTAGATACTACAGAATTGGGGAAGCACTCCGGGTGTGTATACAAACTAGCTCTGGAGCCAGGAAGTCCCCACATATTTTATAGCTGTGGCGAAGATGGTTTTGTGCAACAT TTTGATCTGCGTAGCAGGTCTCCAGTGAAGCTTTTCTGTTGCTCCTCAGTCAGAGAAGATAGTAGTAGATGGCCTTCTAATAGTATAAGGTTGAATGCCATTACAATTGACCCAAGAAATCCAAATTACTTTGCTGTTGGAGGTTCTAATGAATATGCACGAGTCTACGACATAAGGAAATGCAAATGGGATGCATCGAGTAATTCGGACAGACCTCTGGACATGTTCTGCCCTCGTCACCTTATTGACATTAAAAGTATGCATATTACAGGATTGGCTTATTCTAACACCAGTGAATTACTGGTTTCTTACAATGATGAATTTGTCTATCTATATCAAAGGAATATGGGAATGGGCCCTTCCCCATTGTCCCTATCAACAAAAGATTTGCAGAAACTTGATGAGCCACAAGTTTACTCTGGTCATTTAAATTCAAAGACAGTTAAAGGAGTAAGTTTCTTTGGCCCTAATGATGAATATGTAATGAGTGGATCAGATTGTGGTCATATATTTATATGGAAGAAGCGTGATGGTAAGCTTGTGCGTTTAATGTTTGGTGATCGGTCTATAGTAAACCAACTTGAGCCCCATCCATATATGCCTATGCTTGCTACTTGTGGAATAGAAAAGAACGTCAAAATTTGGGTTCCCATGGCAAGTGAGACTCCAGGCCTCCCTAACGATGTAGAAAAG ATTTTGGAGTTAAACAGGCAGCGAAGAGATGCTCGTTCGCAGGTAACTCTAACCCCAGATGTCATTATGCATGTGCTGCGCTTGCAAAGACGGCAAACATCAGCATATTTAGAAAGGAGATACAATAGAGATGATATTGAGagtgatgaagatgaagaagagccATATGTTTTAGGACCATCTCTTGGTTATCCCTCTTCTAGTTCAGCAGGAAATTCGGGAGAGTGTAATATTAGCTAG